From one Drosophila subpulchrella strain 33 F10 #4 breed RU33 chromosome 3L, RU_Dsub_v1.1 Primary Assembly, whole genome shotgun sequence genomic stretch:
- the LOC119552993 gene encoding alsin homolog, producing MATAADDSASGSQEDRERFAIYHEGRTLQLHWRGLPPLQRAPASRICSIGEGLLLLTTDHALYSAQLQANREHLDIQLLRTDVVDMDFCSGSRELFVVLCNGSVQRQATASGRDVGHPHAWQTLGFDPLELLAEGVRIRRVCCSAEGVVFVGSAGETYVMGSCGEVFKAEQQPRHMRLYEEGKELLDLAAGNEHFVMLVAPYNLADDVLQLPVASGKEEPEDERASVKSLSSDNSERSFAANTRHLLHQGYALLHTQLFTFGASNNGLLGTGDHIRRANVMRLQKLDSMGVCSIAAGLEHTVARTLDGRLYHWGLNSHSQLGEDVSSPMEITISDNSASLPIEQNSALEATCGDYHTLLLNASGQIQSLQPPPPMRHLQQSSTYAQTLLQLQLGAAWPRQLRLLMSSGGYTLQNQRQFQRQYHYYLSHLQSQLQLLLKHRQAVQSLEIWQRQSELEALCILGPLLVNWERILCLLVATLHSLEGFYRADFVQAADLLFICHYKEYIDLFSGYTKAYCDVYSVNGFGEAVAAIAGLGSPLPELNEESYVTRLFQQPFSIYQLFVQFMELLVRSQPEYGEHRVAWSEFARHSCISQELAVNTRDFWSSNDRNPRIVQFRRRQRRVILTSALVPLKLVTSGISISSNSFILFSDFLCQVGGNSLYSYPLTTLWVWTEGDLCLRLTTPEKTFLVTTRSQEMRKVWLDQLQSSIVASLGRPLGSAVPSSRSTGYEFSREHSKFSRVKACGTWRKGVLHGNCYLEYPDGSVYCGELHYGVIEGYGKMVIPSSGLYVGHFKGGRFHGHGVYEIHSKDTSESEVYEGNFCEGLFHGHGMMRNNRYIYVGEYQANARSGYGVIEDLVSGDKYMGMFADNKRSGIGSCITNRGDYFEGSFSGDDLMGSGVAVFENDYYYEGELTLHGPSGRGEYYMPCGDAGGGSGCIATGEADDTCELIGNKMFGQLSGTWETVRIQAGELVLNRRFPKYPSSLGRQVVDHNRKWRSLFNNFESDLANCTATSSSSNVNSSGGTLRKSSKPSLSTAQIWNCISVYMSKQRAREGAKPGNYFNNILLSLPLPQKTSSPLAKARTTTNTLSKLQTEAASALDFLGFPPRRIHSQETLNSKPGGLHRADSLLSMGHNTSRDLDTSSLTSFQLDQSLLNSTFNGDESSTLNESFTKLSHNNNSISKHINSSDCSITSTTSTTSAMLEQVPSFGMASVLTEQDVSSIRLYLEQAFKDRHHPLYALNDRIANCFHYSYGYWKVKPTPILAKQAMREWESISRRIYRFVRKMFPALPEEYCHMEGSREVISHITLLYPLVLSEGIYSTLFVLYANKYSRKDEMYRQNLNLAEKLKDQELVELMGHESFLHNVMLDPKFEESVQTLKELQEKFSPQDMLTVIQRSTQLLTEAYEHAMAANAAQLNADNMIPLTMLTMLRAAVPHLGAELALLDDLTGGPNFQAEMNGMAGYCYTTLKAAYEHVTSRALQKNP from the exons ATGGCCACTGCAGCGGATGACTCGGCATCCGGGAGCCAGGAGGATCGGGAGCGCTTCGCCATCTACCACGAGGGCAGGACGCTGCAGCTCCACTGGCGCGGATTGCCTCCTCTGCAGCGGGCTCCCGCATCGCGGATTTGCAGCATTGGCGAGGGCCTGCTCCTCCTGACCACCGACCACGCCCTCTACTCTGCCCAGCTGCAGGCCAACCGCGAGCACCTGGACATACAACTCTTGCGCACCGATGTGGTGGACATGGACTTCTGCTCCGGCAGCCGAGAACTCTTCGTTGTTCTTTGCAACGGCTCTGTGCAGCGCCAGGCCACGGCATCTGGTCGTGATGTGGGTCACCCGCATGCCTGGCAAACCCTCGGCTTCGATCCGCTGGAACTGCTCGCTGAGGGCGTTCGCATCCGGCGGGTTTGTTGCTCCGCCGAGGGCGTGGTCTTCGTCGGCTCTGCAGGAGAAACGTATGTCATGGGGAGCTGCGGAGAGGTCTTCAAGGCGGAGCAACAGCCCCGCCACATGCGTCTTTACGAAGAGGGCAAGGAACTGCTAGACCTTGCAGCCGGAAACGAGCACTTTGTGATGCTTGTTGCTCCTTACAACCTGGCCGACGATGTGCTTCAGCTTCCTGTGGCCAGTGGAAAAGAAGAGCCCGAGGACGAACGGGCTTCTGTGAAATCCCTTAGCAGCGACAACTCAGAACGCAGCTTTGCTGCCAACACGAGACACCTGCTCCATCAAGGCTACGCTCTGCTCCACACCCAACTTTTCACCTTCGGAGCCTCCAACAATGGGCTTCTCGGCACCGGGGATCACATCAGAAGAGCCAATGTCATGCGCCTGCAGAAACTGGACAGCATGGGCGTTTGCAGCATTGCAGCCGGGTTGGAGCATACGGTGGCCCGCACCCTTGACGGAAGGCTTTATCACTGGGGCCTAAACAGTCATTCCCAGTTGGGTGAGGATGTGAGCTCGCCCATGGAGATCACCATATCGGATAACTCGGCGTCATTACCCATAGAACAAAATTCTGCGCTAGAGGCGACTTGCGGCGACTATCACACGCTACTGCTAAATGCCTCTGGACAAATACAATCCCTTCAGCCACCTCCTCCAATGCGACATCTGCAGCAATCCAGCACTTATGCCCAGACCCTCCTCCAGCTTCAGTTGGGAGCTGCGTGGCCACGGCAACTACGACTGCTCATGTCTTCCGGCGGATACACGTTGCAAAACCAAAGGCAGTTCCAGCGCCAGTACCACTACTACTTGAGTCATCTGCAATCACAGTTGCAGCTGCTGCTCAAGCACCGTCAGGCAGTCCAGTCCCTGGAGATCTGGCAGCGGCAATCGGAGCTAGAAGCACTTTGCATCCTCGGTCCACTGTTGGTGAACTGGGAGCGAATCCTGTGCCTGCTTGTGGCGACTTTGCATTCGTTGGAGGGCTTTTACCGGGCTGACTTCGTGCAAGCCGCCGATCTGCTGTTCATCTGTCACTACAAGGAATACATCGACTTGTTCTCCGGTTACACGAAGGCCTATTGCGATGTGTACTCGGTGAATGGATTTGGTGAGGCAGTGGCCGCCATTGCTGGACTTGGCAGCCCACTGCCTGAGCTCAACGAGGAGAGCTACGTCACACGGTTGTTTCAGCAACCCTTCAGTATCTACCAGCTGTTTGTTCAGTTTATGGAGCTGCTAGTGAGGTCGCAACCAGAGTACGGAGAACACAGAGTGGCTTGGTCGGAATTCGCGCGACACAGTTGCATCAGCCAGGAGCTGGCCGTGAACACCAGAGATTTCTGGAGCAGCAACGATCGGAACCCCAGAATTGTTCAGTTCAGAAGGCGACAACGAAGGGTGATCCTCACGTCGGCCCTGGTGCCACTGAAACTAGTCACCTCTGGCATCAGCATATCCAGCAACAGCTTCATTCTGTTCTCAGACTTCCTCTGTCAAGTTGGCGGCAACTCGCTTTACTCCTATCCACTAACTACCCTGTGGGTGTGGACCGAAGGCGACCTGTGCCTGCGCTTGACAACGCCGGAAAAGACATTCCTGGTGACAACGCGTTCGCAGGAAATGCGCAAGGTGTGGCTAGACCAGCTGCAATCGAGCATTGTTGCGTCCTTGGGCAGACCGCTCGGTAGTGCCGTGCCGAGTTCTCGCTCCACGGGTTACGAGTTTAGCCGGGAGCATTCGAAGTTTTCCCGGGTAAAGGCTTGCGGTACCTGGAGAAAGGGCGTCCTTCACGGAAACTGCTATCTAGAGTATCCGGACGGCAGTGTCTACTGCGGGGAGCTACATTATGGAGTCATTGAAG GGTATGGCAAGATGGTGATTCCTTCATCGGGTCTGTATGTGGGCCATTTCAAGGGTGGTCGCTTCCACGGCCATGGTGTTTACGAAATCCACAGCAAGGATACTTCTGAAAGCGAAGTTTACGAGGGAAACTTTTGCGAGGGTCTGTTCCACGGCCACGGGATGATGCGAAACAACCGATACATCTACGTGGGCGAGTACCAGGCCAATGCCCGCAGTGGATACGGTGTGATAGAGGACCTGGTTAGCGGGGACAAGTATATGGGGATGTTCGCGGACAATAAACGATCTGGAATCGGCAGCTGCATCACCAACCGCGGCGACTACTTCGAGGGCAGCTTCTCCGGAGACGATCTGATGGGCAGTGGAGTTGCGGTCTTTGAGAACGACTATTACTATGAGGGCGAACTTACGCTCCATGGCCCCAGCGGACGGGGCGAGTATTACATGCCCTGTGGAGATGCCGGTGGCGGAAGTGGATGTATAGCGACCGGGGAGGCGGACGACACCTGCGAGCTAATCGGCAACAAGATGTTCGGACAGCTTAGTGGCACCTGGGAGACAGTGCGCATTCAGGCTGGCGAACTGGTGCTAAATCGGCGCTTTCCTAAATACCCCAG TTCCCTTGGGCGCCAAGTGGTGGATCACAATCGCAAGTGGCGCTCGCTGTTCAACAACTTCGAATCGGACTTGGCTAATTGTACGGCCACCAGCAGCAGTTCCAATGTCAATTCATCAGGAGGCACCCTCAGAAAATCCTCGAAACCCTCACTAAGCACGGCTCAAATCTGGAACTGCATATCGGTGTACATGAGCAAGCAGAGGGCTCGGGAAGGAGCCAAGCCCGGTAACTACTTCAACAACATCTTGCTCAGTCTGCCGCTTCCGCAGAAAACGTCTTCTCCACTGGCAAAGGCACGGACCACCACAAATACACTAAGCAAGCTGCAAACGGAGGCTGCATCGGCGCTGGACTTTCTGGGATTCCCACCACGTCGCATCCATTCCCAAGAGACTCTTAACAGCAAGCCAGGTGGACTGCATAGGGCGGATAGCTTGCTTTCCATGGGCCACAATACATCTCGGGACCTGGACACCAGTAGTTTGACCAGTTTTCAGTTGGACCAAAGCCTTCTAAACAGCACTTTCAATGGCGATGAATCCAGCACGCTCAACGAAAGTTTTACAAAGCTAAGTCACAACAATAACAGCATCTCGAAGCACATAAACAGCAGTGATTGCTCAATTACCTCAACAACATCCACGACAAGTGCAATGCTGGAACAGGTGCCCAGTTTTGGAATGGCTTCGGTGCTCACGGAGCAGGATGTGTCCTCTATACGTTTGTACCTGGAGCAAGCCTTCAAGGATCGGCATCATCCGCTGTACGCTTTGAACGATCGCATAGCGAACTGTTTTCACTACTCGTATGGCTATTGGAAGGTAAAACCCACCCCGATCTTGGCTAAGCAGGCCATGAGAGAGTGGGAGTCCATATCGCGCCGCATTTACCGGTTTGTGCGCAAGATGTTTCCAGCACTGCCTGAGGAATATTGCCACATGGAGGGCAGCAGGGAGGTTATATCGCATATTACCCTGctttacccacttgttctgtCGGAGGGTATATATTCCACCCTGTTTGTACTGTACGCCAATAAATACAGCCGGAAGGATGAAATGTATCGGCAGAATCTTAATCTTGCCGAGAAACTTAAGGACCAGGAGCTCGTTGAACTTATGGGCCACGAGAG TTTCCTCCACAATGTGATGCTGGACCCCAAATTTGAGGAGTCCGTCCAGACGTTAAAGGAACTGCAGGAGAAGTTTAGTCCCCAGGACATGTTGACTGTGATACAGCGCAGCACGCAGCTGCTAACCGAGGCCTACGAGCACGCCATGGCTG CCAATGCCGCCCAGCTCAATGCGGACAACATGATTCCGCTCACCATGCTTACTATGCTGCGCGCTGCGGTTCCCCACTTGGGTGCGGAGTTGGCTCTGCTGGACGATCTGACGGGTGGCCCCAATTTCCAGGCCGAAATGAATGGAATGGCGGGCTACTGCTACACCACTCTGAAGGCTGCCTACGAGCACGTAACCTCAAGGGCTCTGCAAAAGAATCCCTGA